The DNA region CCTGTGCAAAAAGGCTTGGGCGCAAGCGATTGACAAGGCAGTATTCCCGGGATCGCAGGGCGGACCGCTGATGCATGTCATCGCATCGAAGGCTGTTGCTCTCGGCGAAGCGCTGGATCCGTCCTTCAAGACCTATGCTCAAAATGTCGTGAACAATGCGAAGGTGCTGGCCGACACGCTGATTGAGGAAGGCCTGAACATCGTTTCCGGCGGAACGGATAACCATCTGATGCTGGTGGATACGCGCAATCTGGACATCACCGGCAAGGATGCGGAGAAGGTACTGGATTCGATCGGCATCACCGTCAATAAAAATGCGATTCCGTTCGACCCGACCAGCCCGTTCGTTACCAGCGGCATTCGGATTGGTACGCCGGCGGTTACGTCGCGCGGCATGGATGAGAAGGCCATGGTCACCATCGCGAAGATCATTGCGATGACGCTGAAGGCGCCGAAGGATGAGGCGACGCTCGAGAAAGCAGGCCGTATGGTTGCCGAGCTGACGGAGCAGTATCCGCTGTATCCGGACCTCAAGTACTAATCAGGATCGACGAGGTGGGTATTCCTCAGGTTTATTGAACCTGCAGGAATACCCTTTTTTTGCACATGGAGGGTTTGCGGCTGCTGGAGCAGGTCGTTGGATTCCATGGAGGGAGCATCTTTGTTGGAAATAATGGGAATCGTATATAGCGTGGGTGGCGAGGAGCTTTAACACGCCCTTCGAGTCGAAAGAAACATGACCTATGCGGGTGTCAAATGGCCGGAGGGAATGATATAATAGACAGGATTTATGGAGCTTACCATATTATACGCCCATATTGAAAACATATTTGTATCCAACCGGAGGGACCTGACATGGGAAAATTGGTGATTTGTGATCACCCGTTGATTCAACACAAACTAACATTTATTCGCGATATGCGGACTAACACAAAAGATTTTCGCGAGCTAGTAGATGAGGTCGCGACATTAATGGCTTATGAAATCACGCGGGAGGTACCGCTTGAAACGATTTCCGTCCAAACCCCGGTCGCCGAAACCGAAGGTAAGGTCATCTCGGGCCGCATGCTCGGGCTGGTGCCGATTCTGCGTGCCGGTTTAGGCATGCTGGACGGGGTGGTGAAGCTTCTGCCGGCAGCAAAGGTCGGGCACGTCGGCTTGTTCCGGGATCCGGAGACGCTGCAGCCTGTGGAGTACTACACGAAGCTGCCGACCGACGTGACCGAGAGGGAATTGATCGTGATCGACCCGATGCTCGCCACGGGAGGCTCCGCGATTGCCGCGATCGATGTCTTGAAGAAGCGGGGCTGCACCCAGATTAAAATGATGAATCTCGTAGCCGCACCGGAAGGCGTTAAGGCGGTTCAGGAAGCGCACCCGGATGTGGATATTTATGTTGCGGCATTGGACGAGGGGCTTAACGACCATGGTTACATCGTACCTGGACTGGGCGATGCGGGAGACCGGCTCTACGGGACGAAATAATAGAATCCGCTGACTGTCCGCTAACCGGCTTGCCTGACCAGGGTGCCGGCGGGATCGGAAGCAAGGATGATAAGGAGAGGTAATATCAGCCATGTCTAAAGTGAAAGTGATGACCATATTCGGGGTGCGCCCTGAAGCGATCAAGATGGCGCCGCTCATTTTGGAGCTGCAGCGTCACCCAGAGCATATCGAATCCGTGGTGTGCGTTACGGCACAGCACCGGCAGATGCTCGATCAGGTGCTCGAGGTGTTCAAGATTGTTCCGGACTATGACCTGGATGTCATGAAGGAGCGCCAGACATTAAATGAAATCACCGTTCGCGTTCTGGAAGGCCTTGAACCGGTGCTGCGCGAGGCTAAGCCGGATATCGTGCTCGTGCACGGCGACACGCTGACGACGTTCCTGGCGAGCTATGCGGCCTTCCTGCAGCAGATCCAGGTCGGCCACGTCGAAGCCGGCCTTCGGACATGGAACAAGCTGTCTCCGTATCCGGAGGAGATGAACCGGCAGCTGACCGGCGTGTTGGCGGATGTCCATTTCGCGCCGACCGAATGGTCCGCGGACAATCTCCGCAGAGAGAACAAGCCGGAGTCGCGCATTTACGTAACCGGCAATACGGCTACGGACGTGTTCCAATACACGGTACGGGACGATTATACGCATCCGGTGCTGGACTGGGCCGAAGGCAAGCGTCTGATTCTGATGACGGCACACCGCCGGGAATCCCACGGGGAGCCGCATCGTCAGATTTTCGAGGCTGTGAAGCGCATTGCCAATGAGTTCGAGGATATTGCGATCGTCTATCCGGTTCATCCGAGTCCTGCGGTGAAAGAGCCGGCTCACCGGATTCTGGGCGACCATCCGCGCATCAAGCTGATTGAACCGCTGGATGTAGTGGACATGAACAATTTCTATGCGCATACGCACCTCATCATTACCGATTCCGGCGGCATGCAGGAGGAGGCGCCTTCCTTCGGCGTACCGACGCTGGTGCTCCGGGATACGACCGAGCGTCCGGAGGGCATTGAGGCCGGAACGCTGGAGCTGGTAGGAACTGAAGAAGAAAAGGTATATAGTCGGATTAAGGCTCTTCTGACGGATGACGCGCTGTATGAGAAGATGAGCAAGGCGGCCAATCCATATGGCGATGGACAAGCCTCCCAGCGGATTGTCAATGCGATTTTGCACCATTTTGGCATCCTCAAAGAACGCCCTGAAGAATTTCACAGAATGTTCACAAAGGCATAGTTTGCCGCATTCTGATTCGCAAGGGGACAGCATACAGTTGAACTGTACGGTTACCGCGGCGTTTTGCGCAGTTTAGGCAGCCCAAAACGCCCGATTTTACACGGAAAATCAAAAAATCGATTCATTGACAAAGTCTTGTCATATTCAGTAAAATGAGTTGGGATTAGAGGTTTATATGAAAAATCCGAATAGTCAAGACCACCCTTGGTTGATAGCGCTGTATATCAGCGGGGCCGGAGGATTACTGGCCGTGTATATCGTAATCGGTTTTTTGACAGGCAGGTGGCTGGCCGAATGGCTGGACGGGCCCAGATACTGGTTGGCGATTGGAACCGTTTTAGGGCTCTTTATAGGGATTTTGAATATTGCTCTTCTCATTAAAAGATTTCTGGGGGCACAAAGTGAATGATCTGACTTCCATTGTGAACGCTGTTTTTAGAGTATCATTGCTCTTATTGTCTGCCTTGTTTCTGGGATGGGCTCTTTACCCGGAATATCGCCCCGTCATCGTGGGGATGATCATGGGGATGGCGGCGGGATTGTTTAATGTTCGCTTCCTTTCCATGAAAGTGCAGCAGCTGGCACAATTGGCTGTCAATCCTGAACCGAAAAGATACAACTTCGGCTTTATCACGAGACTATGCATCGGTTTTCTGATCGTTGTCTTCGCGGCGAAGCTCGAACAGGTATCGCTCGGCGGCGCTATCGCCGGTCTGTTCATCCCCCAATTGTTGACCATTCCTGTCAGCATTGTATTCAGTTTGAGAAACAATCATTGATCAGCGCTAACTTGGAAAGGGGTGAAAATAATTCTATGCATGAATCACCGATTATTGATTTAGGTGGATTCCGTCTGGATCTATCCGCTGTCATGATGCTGCTGGTTACAGGGATCATCGTCTTTGTGCTTGTGCGTCTGGCCGTTCGGAATCTATCTGTCGAAAACCCTTCCAAACTGCAGAACTTCATGGAATGGGTAGTGGAATTTGTGCAGGGTGTCGTAGCAAGCGCTATGGATCTGAAGAAGGGGAAGGCGTACATATCGCTGGGCCTGACTCTGATTCTATTCATCTTCGTAGCGAACCTGCTCGGCTTGCCGTTCTCGATTATCACCGATTTGCCGGAAAACTTCGAAGTCTTCGGTATACCGATTGAGGCTACGATCGGTCTTGAACACGGACACTACGCCCACGTCTTGTGGTGGAAGTCTCCGACAGCGGACATTTCCGTTACGGCGGGTCTTGCGATTGTCGTGTTTGTGCTCATGAACTACCTCGGCTTGAAGCTGAACCGCAAGCATTACCTGAAGCACTATATCGAACCATTCCCGATCTTCCTGCCGCTTAACATCATTGAGAACCTGGCGAAGCCGATCGCTCTCGCAATCCGGCTGTACGCGAACATTTTCGCAGGGGAAGTTCTGATCACGGTCATTCTGAAAACCGGATTCTTCGGTATTCCGTTCATGGCCGCATGGCAAGGCTTCAGTATCTTCATCGGAGCATTGCAAGCGTTTATCTTTACAATCTTGACCATGGTGTACATTTCGCAAACAACGATTCATGAAGAGCATTGATTCACTCGGACGAATCCGCCGTGACAGCGGTGTTTTTCGAAAGAGATATATTTATAGCACTACCACTCTATTATGAACCAATTTTAAGGAGGATATTTAACAATGGAATTTTTGGCAGCAGCTATTGCAGTAGGTCTTGGCGCTCTTGGCGCAGGTTTGGGTAACGGTATGATCGTAAGCAGAACAGTTGAGTCTATCGCTCGTCAGCCGGAAGCACGCGGTCAATTGCAAACGACGATGTTTATCGGTGTTGGTATCGTCGAGGTTATTCCTTTGGCGGCTACCGTAATCGCGTTCTTGATCATGTTTTCTTAATAACAATACAACGGTTTGGCGGGGAGGGCCGATGCCATCCGCGCCTTCGTTTTGTTAGGCACCGCACTTCGTGTTGATGGAAAGGAGTGACCTCAATGAACATTCTATGGGAAAATATCGTAATCACGATCATTTCGTTTATTATTCTTTACTTTTTGCTTCAAAAATTTGCGTTCAGCAAATTGTTCGGCATCATGGAGCAGCGTCGTGAGCTGGTTATGAGCCAGATGAACGAAGCGGCACAGACCCGCCAGCAGGCGGCTGCTTACGTAGAAGAGCAGAAGAAGGCACTGGAGCAAGCGCGTCAAGACGCTCACGAAATTATCGAGCGTTCCAGACAAACGAGCAACAAGCAGGCTGAGCAAATTCTGGAGCAAGCCAAGGAAGAGGCGGTTCGTCTCAAATCCGAAGCGGTCCGGGATATCGAGAACGAGAAGAAGAAGGCTGTCGAAGAGCTCCGCAGCGAGCTGGGCAGCGTTTCCGTCAAGATTGCATCCAAGCTGATTGAACGGGAAGTCAAGAACGATAAAGCACAGGAAGAACTGGTTGACCAATACCTTAAAGAGGTAGGAGGCAGACCATGAGCCAAAATACAGTAGCAGCCAAGCGGTATGCGCGGGCGCTGTTCGACGTGGCGGCTCAGCAGCAGAAGGGTCTGGAAGTGGAAGCGGAATTGCGCGCCGTCGTATCGGCGATCGAAGGAGACGCGGACATTCAGAAGTTCATCTCCACGCCGAATATTCCGCTGTCCGTAAAAATGGACGTTTTGAATCGGGCGTTAGCAGGAAAGGTTTCGCAGCCTGTGCTGAATACCATCGAGCTGCTTCTTGAAAGAGGGCGTACGGAAATGTTCGCCGAGCTTCTGAACAGCTATGTGAAGATTCAGGGTGCCAGCCTGGGAATGGCGGATGCCACAGTCTATTCTACCTACCCGCTTAGCGATCAGGAAAAAGAACAAGTAGCCACGGAATTCGGACAGCTGGCTCAGCAGAATATCCGGGTGACCAATGTGGTAGACGAAAGCCTGCTCGGCGGCTTGAAAGTCGTAATCGGCGACAAGCTGTATGACGGAAGCCTTGCCGGCAAGCTGGAGCGTCTCGAAAAGTCTTTTAATAGACGAGCATAGTAGATAGGGGTGAAAACGTTGAGTATCAGACCTGAAGAAATTAGTACTTTAATCAAAAGTCAAATCGAAGAATACAAATCCGATATCACGGTCTCCGAAGTAGGTACGGTTATTCAAGTTAGTGACGGTATTGCTCGCGTATATGGCCTGGAGAATGCAATGTCCGGGGAGCTGCTCGAGTTCCAAAACGGCGTATCCGGTCTTGCGCTCAACCTCGAGGAGAGCAACGTCGGTGTCGTTATCCTTGGACCTTACTCCGAGATCAAGGAAGGCGATCAGGTTAAGCGTACAGGACGGATCATGGAGGTTCCTGTCGGTGAAGCGCTGCTTGGACGCGTTGTAAACCCGCTCGGCCAGCCGCTTGACGGCAAAGGACCGATTGAAGCTGCAGCATTCCGTCCGGTAGAAAGCAACGCGCCGGGCGTTATCGACCGGAAATCGGTACATGAGCCGCTTCAAACCGGTATTAAAGCGATTGACGCGATGGTACCGATCGGCCGCGGACAGCGCGAGCTGATCATCGGTGACCGTCAAACAGGTAAAACAACCGTTGCGATCGATACGATTCTGAACCAAAAAGGCAGCGGCGTTAAATGTATTTATGTTGCGATCGGTCAAAAGCAATCGACCGTTGCACAGGTTGTGGAAACGCTCCGCCGCCACGGCGCGCTGGAATACACGATTATCGTGACCGCTTCCGCATCCGAGCCTGCTCCGCTGCAGTATATCGCTCCTTATGCGGGCTGCGCGATGGGCGAATATTTCATGTTCAAAGGCGAGCATGCCCTTATTATCTATGATGACTTGTCGAAACAAGCAGCAGCTTATCGTGAGCTGTCCTTGCTTCTCCGTCGTCCTCCGGGCCGCGAGGCGTATCCGGGTGACGTATTCTATCTGCACTCCCGTTTGCTGGAGCGTGCCGCGAAGCTGAACGACGAGCTCGGAGGCGGTTCCTTGACCGCACTGCCGTTCATCGAGACGCAAGCTTCCGACGTATCCGCATATATCCCAACCAACGTGATTTCGATCACCGACGGACAGATCTTCCTGGAGTCCGACCTGTTCTATGCGGGTCAGCGTCCGGCGATCAACGTAGGTATCTCCGTATCCCGGGTTGGTAGCTCCGCACAAATTAAAGCGATGAAGAAGGTTGCGGGCGGTATGAAACTCGACCTTGCCCAATACCGTGAGCTTCAAGCGTTCTCCCAGTTCGGATCCGATCTGGACAAATCGACGCTCGCTCGTCTGAACCGCGGTTCCAAGCTGATGGAAATCCTGAAGCAAGGTGTCAACCAGCCGCTGTCCGTTGAGCAGCAGGTTGTCAGCCTGTACACCGCTGTTAAAGGATATCTGGATGACATCGAAGTAGCGGATGTCCGCCGTTTCGAGAAGGAATTCCTGGCGTTTATTGAGAGCAACAAGCCGGAAATCCTCAAGTCCATTACGGATACGAAAGACCTGACAGCAGACAACGAGAACGCGCTGAAAGCAGCGATCGATCAATTCAAGAAGGGCTTTGCCGCTTCGGTTTAAGCTTTTGGGTATGGCATAAGGAGGGGAACCGGGCGGCAAGTCCGGTATCCTCTTTCATCATATGGAATGTAACTTTGGCTAAAGCCAAAGCGAGCTGGATTAACAAGCAACTTTGGTTTCAGCCAAAGTTAAGTTTACGCTTACGAAGTTAGCTTTGGCTTCGCCGAAGCTAGGTTTATGCTTACGAAGTAACTTTGGCTCCGCCAAAGTTAAGCTTATGCTTTCGAAGTTAGCTTTGGCTTCGCCAAAGCTAGGTTTATGCTTACGAAGTAACTTTGGCTCTGCCAAAGTTTTGAGGTGGTGAAATCATGGCAAGAGGATTACGTGATATTAAACGGCAAATCAAAAGTATCCAAAACACGAAGCAGATCACCAAAGCGATGGAGATGGTTGCCGCCGCCAAGCTCAGAAGAGCCCAGGAGAAAGCAACCGCCGCACTTCCGTACTCGGATAAGCTGAAAGAAGTGGTTGGCAGCATTGCCGCCGGCACCCAAGGAATCAGCCACCCGATGCTGGAGAAACGCGAGGTGAAGAAAACCGGTTACCTCGTTATTACGTCCGACCGCGGTCTTGCCGGTGCGTCGAACTCCAACATTTTGCGTAAGGTGTCTAATTTCATTGCGGAGCGTCACCAGTCCAAGGACGAATACTGCATTTTCGTCATCGGACGCAAAGGACGCGACTACTTCCGCCGCAGAGAAATGCCGGTTGTGGAAGAGCTGACCGAATTGTCGGACAGCCCGACCTTCGGCGATATCAAAGCGATTGCGAATGCGGCTGTCGGCCAATACGAGAACGGCAAGATCGATGAGCTGTTCGTATGCTATAACCGCTTCGTTAATGCGTTGACGCAGGATCCGCAGGTCGATCAGCTTCTCCCGATGGAGAACATCGGCGGCGGCGTCTCGGTTGCGAGCTATGAATACGAGCCATCACCGGAGCGCGTGCTTGAAGTGCTTCTTCCGAAATATGCCGAAACCCTCATTTTCAGCGCGATGTTAAATGCGAAAGCAAGTGAGCTTGGCGCGAAGATGACGGCAATGGGTGCGGCTACGAAGAATGCGAGCAAGCTGATCTCGGAGCTTACCCTGACGTACAACCGTGCCCGTCAGGCAGCGATTACGCAGGAAATCTCGGAGATTGTCGCTGGTGCAAACGCGCAGCAGTAATAGCATTGATATTTTATCGGAATCTATCGATCATGAAATATGCGGTTTAAGAAGAGCACTTGCTATAGTGAGTGTGTAGGAGGGAAAATCAAACAATGAAAAAAGGACGCGTTGTCAGCATTCAAGGCGCTGTTGTTGACATTGAATTCGAGCGCGGTCATCTTCCCGAGATCTTTAACGCCATCAAAATTGAAGGCACACTGGAAGGCGGCCGTTCTATAAACCTGACTCTGGAAGTAGCTAACCATCTGGGCGACAATCTGGTACGTTGTATCGCAATGTCCTCCACAGACGGACTGGTACGCGGGATCGAAGCGGTCGACCTGGGTGCTCCGATCACGGTACCTGTTGGTGCCCCAACGCTTGGCCGTGTATTTAACGTGCTTGGCGAGCCAATCGACAATGCGGGAGACGTTGTTTCCGAGGTTAACAATCCAATTCACCGCGAAGCTCCTGCTTACGACGAGCTTTCGACGCAAGCGGAAATGCTGGAAACCGGTATTAAAGTTATCGACCTGCTGGCTCCATATCAGAAGGGCGGTAAGATCGGTCTGTTCGGTGGTGCGGGTGTAGGTAAAACGGTTGCCATCCAGGAACTGATCAATAACATCGCGCAAGAGCACGGCGGTATCTCCGTATTCGCAGGTGTTGGTGAGCGTACCCGTGAAGGTAACGACCTGTATCATGAGATGAGCGATTCCGGCGTTATCAGCAAAACCGCCATGGTATTCGGTCAGATGAACGAGCCGCCGGGCGCCCGTCTGCGCGTAGCCTTGACCGGTCTGACGATGGCAGAATATTTCCGTGATCAGGAAGGCAAGGACGTGCTTCTGTTCATCGATAACATTTTCCGCTTCACGCAAGCAGGTTCCGAAGTATCCGCCCTCCTTGGACGGATGCCGTCCGCGGTAGGTTACCAGCCAACGCTGGCAACCGAAATGGGCCGTCTGCAAGAGCGGATCACATCGACGAAGAAAGGATCGGTAACGTCCATCCAGGCGATTTACGTACCGGCGGATGACTACACCGACCCGGCTCCTGCAACAACGTTTGCTCACTTGGATGCTACGACGAACCTGGAGCGTAAAATCTCCGAGATGGGTATCTATCCGGCGGTGGATCCGCTCGCATCCAGCTCCCGGATTCTGACTCCGGAAGTCGTAGGCGAAGAGCATTACAATGTCGCTCAAGGCGTTAAGCAAATTCTTGCCCGCTACAACGAGCTTCAAGATATCATTGCCATCCTCGGTATGGATGAGCTGAGTGAGGAAGATAAAGCGATCGTTGCCCGTGCACGTCGCGTACAGCGCTTCCTGTCCCAGCCGTTCCACGTTGCGGAGCAATTCAACGGCATGCCGGGTAAATACGTGCCGGTTAAGGAAACCATTCGCAGCTTCAAAGAAATCCTGGAGGGCAAGCACGATCACCTTCCTGAAGCTGCCTTCCTGTTCGTAGGCACGATTGAAGAGGCAGTTGAAAAAGCGAAAACACTGTAAGCCGGACACCTTCGCGGGTGTATCTGACCATATCGGGCTGCAGCCATGCAGCCTGATATGGAGTGATTCGCGGATAACGGTGAGGAGGGATGGAAGTGAGCACCTTTTTGTTGGAAATCGTAACACCGGACCGCGTCGTTTATTCCGAGCAAGTGAACAGTGTTACGGTGCGCGGGGTAGAAGGGGAGCTGGGCATTTTGCCTGGGCATATTCCTTTCGTAACGCCTCTTCAGATAGCTCCCGTCTATGTGAAGATCGGCAATGAACGCACCCCGTTTGCGGTACAAGGCGGGTTCGTCGAAGTCCGCAAAGATAAGGTTGTCATCCTGGCTGAAAGCGCCGAGCGAGCGAGTGAAATCGATCGGGAGCGTGCAGAAGCCGCGAAAGAGCGCGCGCAAGCCCGCTTGAACGCCAAAGGAAGACAGGACGAAATCGACCATCGCCGCGCAGAGCTCGCTCTGCAAAGAGCGATGAACCGGATTAAGGTAACCCAAGGCTAAACGTAAAGACAGCTTGGCTGCAATGCTATTGCAGCAGGCTGTCTTTTTTATTTTGTGCAAAAAGAGCAGAGAAGCTACCAAAGGTTCAAACCCAGATGCTCAGCTAAGGCTGCTACAGTTCAACCAGCAGCTAAAGTTATGAATCTATGAAAATATGCTGGTATAAGGCACCGAATATCCATAACTTTTGCTAGATTCGCAGCATAAACTGTAGCATCCAATAGGAGAGGGGGGAACTCCAATGGCTATATTGCTTCCGGAACAAATATTCAATCTGGCGCCGAATGTCGGTAAATCCTATTACGAGAACCTGACAGGTGGCGATCCAGCCACCATAACCGTCAACAACTTTTCTGAAGGGGCGGTGGCGCTCGTCATTACCCGCGTCAATGAACCGGTAACCACGTATGTCATTCCGGGATTTAACAGCCTTAGTCTCACAGTAGACAACTTGCTGGTGGCTGCGCTTCTGACGGGAACAGTGCCTGCTTTCGGATCGATTCATATTGCTACGGCAGTATAATTGAAGAAATAAACAGCCGTAATTTCTATGGGAACCTCGAATTGAGGTTCTTTTTTATATACTTGAAATCATGTGACCAATGAATCAGATCAAAGGCTTTTATCATAAAAAAACGACGGGGACAGATTTCCATAATGCGCACAAGGTAAAACGATGAACTGAAAGTAATGGATCGTTTAAACATCCCTAGGCTGCAAGCACTTGAGTGAAAGCAGCAACGTGTTTTGAGCATGCGACTGCTGTCGTCATCCGATATTTACCTATTAAGTAGGAAATAATTTTGTTGAATTATTCCAATATACGGAAAATGAATTGGTCAGAAATGGATAATGAGTTCAAATGTAAGGGATCATACAAAAGTTTAGGATTTAGACGATTATTGAGTATTAGAGGATAAGTTGGCGAGTACAAAACGTAAAAGATACCAAATCCATTCATTACGATTGTACGGTGAATGTTTGTGATAGAAACGTTAAACAGGATTGCGGCTTCAGCTAACCGCATTGGACCGAACATTTAGGGCTCTTGTCGACAATCTTTATTATTTCCGAGGAAATGTCGGATAGAAAGTGCTGGATTCTTCGGTCCGGGCAAAGTATTATAGAAGAGTCGAGCCTTAACGGCAGATAATTGAAGAATGGAGGAGGGAATATGGATCAGGATTTATCCAATTCAATTTCCGGTGCTGTAGGGGTTAACGGATTATTATCCATTGTCGTTTCCCTGGCTTGCATTGCGTTGTCGTGGTGGGCGTTACAACATCTGAAACTGGATTTGGTCGTCCGACATCCGAAGGGACCGCAGGGGAAGCTGCTGCATCTGCTGCTAGCCATCGTACTAGGACGCTTTGTTGCTGAATTTCTAATTGACTATATTACATGGAGTCAAATGATCCGATATATGCTTTAAAGCGAGAGTGAACCGCGTATCATCATCAAGCTTAGGGGACGAATTTTTGAACCGTACATAAGGTTGGGTATTTGTAAATATCTCCCCCTGTTTGAATGGTTGTACGAATGGTTATATCTCTGTTAGGTTGCTTGAAGAAGATGTCGAATAAACACATTTTATTATGTGAACACTGAGGTTAAGGATTTGATCGGGCGGACGATATGACTTCCGGACTATCTTGTTCTCCCGGCAATGGTTACACATTGACAATTGTATGTCAGTCGTGGTACCTTTCGATAGGTCCATACTGCGGATAACAGATGTGTCTTGGAGTGCATCATGAGTTTTCAGTTCCTGGACTAAACGCCGTATCAGATGTCATAAATAGTTCAAAGATCGCTTGTTTAGCGGAAAATAACAATGATAAGATGAAATTTAGGTAATTAGCAAGGAAATGCACTTCAAGTGCGAGTTCAAAAAGTCGGCTTTTCAAGATTCGATGCCGAGTTGCTTCTTGTTTCACTTCGTGATCAAAAGACGATTTTTTGAACAACCTCTACAAATATGCTTGAGGAATATTATGGACGCGGAGGGAAACCATGATGAGCAAATTTATCGTCCGCGGTGGCAAAAGACTGACCGGAAGCGTCAAAGTCAGCGGAGCAAAAAATTCAGTTCTTCCGATCATCGCTGCCT from Paenibacillus ihbetae includes:
- a CDS encoding F0F1 ATP synthase subunit epsilon, with protein sequence MSTFLLEIVTPDRVVYSEQVNSVTVRGVEGELGILPGHIPFVTPLQIAPVYVKIGNERTPFAVQGGFVEVRKDKVVILAESAERASEIDRERAEAAKERAQARLNAKGRQDEIDHRRAELALQRAMNRIKVTQG
- a CDS encoding DUF1146 family protein — protein: MDQDLSNSISGAVGVNGLLSIVVSLACIALSWWALQHLKLDLVVRHPKGPQGKLLHLLLAIVLGRFVAEFLIDYITWSQMIRYML